A window from Mus caroli chromosome 2, CAROLI_EIJ_v1.1, whole genome shotgun sequence encodes these proteins:
- the LOC110289627 gene encoding zinc finger protein 322: protein MESHLGENHRRCTLQKRNVTRELKNGKHTMYALKRGKKIYIRVHEITQIDNQTYQCLEREQNFCENLARMCERTYTEEKPYRCDMCEKTFXQSSDLISHQRIHNYEKPYKCSKCEKSFWHHLALSGHQRTHAGKKFYTCDICGKNFGQSSDLLVHQRSHTGEKPYLCNECDKCFSRSTNLIRHRRTHTGEKPFKCLECEKAFSGKSDLISHQRTHTGERPYKCNKCEKSYRHRSAFIVHKRVHTGEKPYKCGACEKCFGQKSDLIVHQRVHTGEKPYKCLECMRSFTRSANLIRHQATHTHTFKCLEYEKSFNCSSDFIVHQRIHMEEKPHQWSMCESDFLLGMDFVAQQKMRTQTEELHYKYSVCDKTFHHSSALLQHQTVHIDDEYICNMSEKGLDLSSHASETSRMS from the coding sequence ATGGAAAGCCACTTAGGAGAGAACCATAGAAGATGTACACTTCAGAAGAGAAATGTAACCAGAGAACTCAAAAACGGAAAACATACCATGTATGCCctcaaaagggggaaaaagatttATATTCGTGTACATGAGATTACTCAAATAGATAATCAAACATATCAGTGCCTTGAACGTGAACAAAACTTTTGTGAAAACTTAGCACGAATGTGTGAGAGAACATATACCGAGGAGAAACCTTATAGATGTGATATGTGTGAGAAAACCTTCATNCAAAGTTCAGATCTTATTTCCCACCAGAGGATCCATAATTACGAGAAACCTTATAAGTGTAGCAAATGTGAAAAGAGCTTTTGGCACCACTTAGCCCTTTCAGGACACCAGAGAACTCATGCAGGTAAAAAGTTTTATACCTGTGACATCTGTGGCAAGAATTTTGGTCAGAGTTCTGATCTGCTTGTCCACCAGCGAAGCCATACAGGTGAAAAACCTTATCTGTGTAATGAGTGTGATAAATGCTTCAGTCGAAGTACAAATCTCATAAGGCACCGAAGAACTCACACAGGTGAGAAACCGTTTAAGTGTCTGGAATGTGAAAAGGCTTTTAGTGGGAAATCAGATCTTATTAGCCACCAAAGGACTCATACCGGTGAAAGGCCCTACAAATGCAATAAATGTGAGAAAAGTTACCGACATCGGTCTGCCTTCATTGTGCATAAAAGAGTTCATACTGGGGAGAAGCCGTACAAGTGTGGTGCCTGTGAGAAGTGCTTTGGCCAGAAATCTGACCTTATTGTACACCAGAGAgtccatacaggagagaaaccatatAAATGCTTGGAGTGTATGAGAAGTTTTACTCGGAGTGCCAACCTAATTAGGCACCAGGCAACTCACACTCATACTTTCAAATGCCTTGAATATGAGAAAAGTTTCAACTGTAGCTCAGACTTTATTgtacatcagagaattcatatgGAAGAAAAACCACATCAATGGTCTATGTGTGAGAGTGACTTCCTCCTAGGTATGGACTTCGTTGCCCAGCAGAAAATGAGGACTCAAACAGAGGAGCTCCATTATAAATACAGTGTATGTGATAAAACCTTTCATCATAGCTCAGCCCTTCTTCAACATCAGACAGTGCACATTGATGATGAATACATCTGTAATATGAGTGAAAAAGGGCTTGATCTAAGTTCTCACGCATCGGAAACCTCACGTATGTCTTGA